Proteins from one Mesotoga infera genomic window:
- a CDS encoding ABC transporter ATP-binding protein: protein MSEKIIEVKDLQKWFPVRRNIREFFRGEHRYVKAVDGVSFSIKRGEIFGLVGESGCGKTTTGKLIMKLLEPTGGTMLLDGKDVTHIEKEELKKYRRNVQMIFQDPYASMNPRFKIRDVMEEPLIIHKLGEDRDERLKMIEKALKEVKLNPPEEFLVRYPHMLSGGQRQRAATARTLLLNPQLLVADEPVSMIDLSTRAEILHMMKEVQRDLGLTYLYITHDLSTARYFTDRIAVMYLGKIIEMGEPDDVIDRPVHPYTRALIAAVCEPVAGKVNKAKIVPIKGEIPSAANIPKGCRFHPRCPYAVDECREKEEPKLQEIENGHYHACRRWKEVQEAV from the coding sequence ATGAGCGAGAAGATAATAGAAGTGAAAGACCTCCAGAAATGGTTTCCGGTCAGGAGAAACATAAGAGAGTTCTTCAGGGGAGAGCACAGGTATGTGAAGGCGGTAGACGGAGTGAGCTTCTCGATAAAGAGGGGCGAGATATTCGGACTGGTAGGTGAGTCCGGGTGTGGAAAGACGACGACTGGCAAGCTGATAATGAAACTGCTGGAACCGACAGGAGGTACGATGCTCCTGGACGGAAAAGACGTAACACACATAGAGAAAGAAGAACTGAAGAAGTACAGGAGAAACGTGCAGATGATCTTTCAGGACCCGTACGCATCGATGAACCCGCGGTTCAAGATAAGGGACGTGATGGAAGAGCCGCTCATAATACACAAACTTGGAGAGGACAGAGACGAAAGGCTGAAGATGATAGAGAAGGCTTTGAAGGAAGTGAAGCTGAACCCGCCGGAAGAGTTCCTGGTGAGATACCCTCACATGCTCTCTGGAGGGCAGAGGCAGAGGGCTGCGACGGCGAGGACGTTGCTGCTCAACCCGCAGTTGCTGGTGGCCGACGAACCAGTCTCGATGATAGACCTCTCGACGAGGGCGGAGATACTGCACATGATGAAGGAAGTGCAGAGGGATCTGGGACTGACATACCTGTACATAACGCACGATCTGTCGACTGCGAGATACTTCACCGACAGGATAGCGGTGATGTACCTTGGAAAGATAATAGAGATGGGAGAGCCCGACGACGTGATAGACAGGCCGGTGCATCCATACACGAGAGCGCTGATAGCTGCTGTGTGCGAGCCTGTGGCCGGAAAGGTTAACAAGGCGAAGATAGTGCCGATAAAGGGAGAGATCCCCTCTGCCGCGAACATACCCAAGGGATGCAGGTTCCATCCGAGATGTCCCTACGCGGTTGACGAGTGCAGGGAGAAGGAAGAGCCCAAACTGCAAGAGATAGAGAACGGACACTACCACGCCTGCAGAAGATGGAAGGAAGTTCAAGAGGCGGTTTAA
- a CDS encoding lysylphosphatidylglycerol synthase domain-containing protein — protein sequence MIFSSLPFKLRKLLPLLGIALFIVSVAVLIREIGRYTISDIADKIGAIPLSRFMMAVVFTFLAYANLTLYDLISSLHLGVKKGYGRTALVSFIAYTFSKNIGFTFLSGTSVRFRMYGKWKVGSGKILGIIVLNYLTFWLGFFALAGVVFTLWYPLTQAVIRVPFNSLQILGAVAIAIYCLYLFIVIIRKKPFRFRNLRFSLPGKTFTLSQTAISTMDWLLSAGVLYFLLPPVQYIPILAVFLLSQFAGLSSQVPGGLGVFEAMTLVILSPSLEADVLIAALLLYRVIFYLIPFLVALILFALEEFLWSRPARQ from the coding sequence ATGATATTTAGCTCTCTCCCGTTTAAGTTGAGAAAGTTGCTTCCGCTACTCGGGATAGCGCTGTTCATCGTTTCCGTGGCCGTTCTGATAAGAGAAATTGGGAGATACACTATAAGCGACATAGCCGACAAGATAGGCGCTATCCCCCTGTCCAGGTTTATGATGGCCGTAGTGTTTACGTTCCTCGCTTATGCGAACCTGACACTTTACGACTTGATCTCTTCACTCCATCTGGGTGTGAAAAAGGGTTACGGAAGGACGGCCCTTGTTTCCTTCATCGCTTATACCTTCAGCAAGAACATCGGTTTTACCTTTCTATCCGGCACCAGCGTAAGATTCAGAATGTACGGAAAGTGGAAAGTGGGTTCCGGGAAGATTCTTGGGATAATCGTGTTGAATTACCTGACTTTCTGGCTGGGTTTCTTCGCGCTCGCCGGAGTTGTCTTCACTCTATGGTATCCGCTAACGCAGGCGGTGATAAGGGTGCCTTTCAACTCTCTTCAGATCCTGGGAGCGGTGGCGATAGCGATTTACTGTCTTTATCTTTTTATAGTGATCATCAGAAAAAAGCCGTTCAGATTCAGAAACCTCAGATTCTCTCTTCCGGGCAAGACTTTCACATTATCACAGACGGCGATTTCCACGATGGACTGGCTTCTTTCGGCCGGGGTTCTTTACTTCCTCCTCCCTCCAGTCCAATATATACCGATCCTGGCCGTCTTTCTGCTTTCACAGTTCGCCGGTCTTTCCAGCCAGGTACCTGGTGGGTTGGGCGTTTTCGAAGCTATGACCCTGGTTATTCTTTCCCCTTCATTAGAGGCGGATGTACTGATTGCCGCTCTCTTACTGTACAGGGTGATTTTCTATCTGATTCCCTTTCTGGTTGCCTTGATACTTTTCGCTCTGGAAGAGTTTCTCTGGAGTCGCCCCGCTCGTCAGTGA
- the elbB gene encoding isoprenoid biosynthesis glyoxalase ElbB, with protein MYRAGVILSGCGKKDGTDITEAVMLFLALDRAGVETVCMSIDKDQFEVVNHLEDSTQMSGQKRNMLIESARLARGGIVDLDGVENVDFDILIIPGGKGVLKNLSTFMSEELEFRVNSSVQRIIADSNRSGKPIGAMCGAVVLLAKSLENIANNLKITVTGQSEEGRIAIERTGFNHRDCQEGEVCTDEENMIVTSPALSPDVDLEVVRTTAESMVQALLTLLRKKGGSPLN; from the coding sequence ATGTACAGGGCAGGGGTCATTCTCTCGGGGTGTGGAAAGAAAGATGGCACCGATATAACGGAGGCGGTGATGCTTTTTCTGGCACTCGATAGAGCCGGTGTCGAAACCGTATGTATGTCGATAGACAAGGATCAATTCGAAGTCGTAAATCACCTCGAAGACAGTACACAGATGAGCGGACAGAAGAGGAACATGCTCATCGAATCGGCACGGCTGGCCCGCGGTGGTATAGTCGACCTAGACGGGGTTGAAAACGTAGATTTCGATATACTGATAATTCCCGGTGGTAAGGGAGTTTTAAAGAATCTTTCGACCTTCATGAGCGAAGAGCTGGAATTTCGCGTCAACAGCTCTGTGCAGAGAATAATAGCGGATTCTAATCGGTCGGGCAAACCCATCGGAGCCATGTGCGGCGCGGTGGTTCTACTGGCCAAATCGCTCGAAAATATCGCGAACAATCTGAAGATAACGGTCACCGGTCAATCGGAGGAGGGCAGGATCGCGATAGAGAGAACAGGATTTAACCATCGGGATTGCCAGGAAGGAGAAGTCTGCACTGACGAGGAAAATATGATAGTTACATCGCCCGCCCTATCGCCAGATGTCGATCTAGAGGTCGTGAGAACGACGGCCGAATCAATGGTGCAGGCGCTCTTGACTCTATTAAGGAAAAAGGGGGGCAGCCCCTTAAATTAA
- a CDS encoding ABC transporter ATP-binding protein: protein MIICRKLTKTFDVTTVVDNLDLQVKAGEIYGFLGPNGAGKTTTIRMLTGTLKPTSGEVEILGMNFAANELQIKSRIGVVPDEPRIYSYFTGMEFLEFIMDIFPAKKGEAMKRVGELCEAFGVDYLGKMISEMSHGMKQKIMVISVLMRRPEVIFLDEPTVGLDARSAKILKMLLEKYKNEGSTIFMTTHVLEIAEKMCDRIGIINKGRLISQGTMEEIRKSMGAGERESLEDIFLQLTGENEDIQDIVNAL from the coding sequence GTGATTATCTGCAGGAAATTAACCAAAACTTTTGATGTGACAACAGTTGTCGATAATCTCGATCTCCAGGTGAAAGCCGGAGAGATATATGGGTTTCTCGGTCCCAACGGGGCCGGAAAAACGACTACGATCAGGATGTTGACCGGAACTTTGAAACCGACCTCAGGAGAGGTGGAGATACTCGGCATGAACTTCGCAGCGAACGAACTCCAGATCAAGAGCAGGATAGGAGTCGTTCCCGACGAGCCCAGAATCTACTCGTACTTCACCGGAATGGAGTTTCTCGAATTCATAATGGATATTTTTCCAGCAAAAAAGGGAGAGGCCATGAAGAGAGTCGGCGAACTGTGCGAGGCTTTCGGAGTCGATTATCTTGGGAAGATGATTTCCGAGATGTCTCACGGTATGAAACAGAAGATAATGGTGATTTCAGTCCTCATGAGAAGGCCCGAAGTCATATTTCTCGACGAGCCGACCGTCGGTCTAGACGCCAGAAGCGCCAAAATATTGAAAATGCTTCTGGAAAAATACAAAAATGAAGGCTCCACGATCTTCATGACCACGCACGTTCTCGAAATCGCCGAAAAGATGTGCGACAGGATCGGGATCATCAACAAGGGAAGGCTAATATCTCAGGGAACTATGGAAGAGATTCGCAAATCTATGGGCGCAGGGGAGAGGGAAAGTCTGGAAGACATCTTCCTCCAGCTCACCGGAGAGAACGAAGACATTCAGGATATAGTGAACGCCCTATGA
- a CDS encoding acetamidase/formamidase family protein encodes MIHKIGRDRVIYEMSPANCRAIEVSPGDTIIVETEDCFGHAIVSELQTVGSGFDFSHINPATGPIGVRGALPGDTLIVNIESIEVDEKGVVETCPGWGPVGEIVSDCVTEMVPIRDGHASFKGTRFAIKPMIGVIGTSPAKESVSCGTPGLHGGNLDTNDICAGSKVFLPVFVEGANLALGDVHARMGNGEICGTGIEIRATVRISIELDRSTIDGPMVENDNAFYMVHSAKTFEEATRGAVERAVRFIADRKSISKSEAYMLTSITCDLTVSQIVNPLVTVRVKIPKEIL; translated from the coding sequence TTGATCCATAAAATAGGAAGGGACAGGGTAATATACGAGATGTCTCCCGCTAACTGTCGGGCCATCGAAGTCTCCCCGGGAGACACGATAATCGTCGAGACCGAAGATTGTTTCGGTCATGCGATTGTCTCGGAACTTCAGACGGTGGGCAGCGGTTTCGACTTCTCTCACATAAATCCGGCAACCGGACCAATCGGCGTAAGGGGAGCCTTGCCCGGCGATACTCTGATCGTGAACATAGAAAGCATAGAAGTCGATGAAAAGGGAGTTGTGGAAACCTGCCCCGGTTGGGGCCCGGTTGGAGAGATCGTTAGCGATTGTGTCACCGAGATGGTGCCTATCCGCGACGGTCACGCCTCTTTCAAAGGAACCCGCTTCGCGATTAAACCCATGATAGGAGTCATAGGGACATCGCCCGCAAAGGAATCGGTATCTTGCGGAACGCCCGGCCTTCACGGTGGTAATTTAGATACCAACGATATTTGCGCCGGATCGAAGGTTTTTCTCCCGGTTTTCGTGGAGGGAGCTAACCTCGCGCTGGGCGATGTGCACGCCAGGATGGGCAACGGTGAAATCTGCGGAACGGGAATAGAGATAAGGGCGACCGTCAGGATTAGCATCGAGCTGGATAGAAGCACTATCGACGGTCCGATGGTAGAAAATGATAACGCTTTCTATATGGTGCACAGCGCGAAAACTTTTGAAGAAGCAACCAGGGGAGCGGTTGAAAGGGCCGTCCGCTTCATAGCCGACAGGAAATCGATTTCAAAGTCAGAGGCGTATATGCTGACCAGCATAACGTGCGATCTCACAGTTAGTCAGATCGTCAACCCGTTAGTTACCGTTCGCGTAAAGATACCAAAAGAGATACTTTGA
- a CDS encoding ABC transporter ATP-binding protein, producing the protein MEKILRVDNLKLYYYTSKGIVKAVDDISFSLKKGETLGLVGESGCGKTTTGFALLKMPTPPGKIVGGRIEVDGLDITPLSEGEMRKNVRWEKISMVFQGAMNTLTPVYTIGKQMMETLQEHRQMEREEARKRIEKYLNLVGLSGEVVKRYPHELSGGMKQRIAIATALFLEPRVIICDEPTTALDVIVQAQIINLLKDLKEKLDLSFIFITHDLATEAEVSDRIAVMYAGKIVEIGTNEQIYGEKGPCHPYTRNLLAATPRLHEKVSTLSFIPGAPPDLLEPPSGCRFHPRCSVAMEKCAKEEPPLIEIEEEHMVACWRCKR; encoded by the coding sequence ATGGAGAAAATACTTAGAGTGGATAACCTGAAGCTTTACTACTACACGAGCAAGGGGATAGTCAAGGCCGTGGACGATATAAGCTTCAGTCTGAAGAAGGGGGAGACGCTGGGACTGGTGGGGGAGTCGGGATGCGGAAAGACCACCACGGGCTTCGCCCTTCTCAAGATGCCAACGCCTCCGGGCAAGATAGTGGGAGGAAGGATAGAGGTTGACGGGCTAGACATAACACCGCTCAGCGAGGGTGAGATGAGGAAGAACGTTCGCTGGGAGAAGATATCCATGGTCTTCCAGGGAGCGATGAACACGCTCACGCCCGTTTACACCATAGGCAAACAGATGATGGAGACTCTCCAGGAGCACAGGCAGATGGAGAGAGAGGAGGCCAGGAAGAGGATAGAGAAGTACCTCAACCTGGTGGGACTATCCGGAGAAGTGGTGAAGAGATACCCTCACGAACTTTCCGGGGGGATGAAACAGAGGATAGCGATAGCGACCGCGCTCTTCCTGGAGCCGAGGGTTATCATCTGCGACGAACCGACGACGGCGCTGGACGTGATAGTGCAGGCTCAGATAATCAACCTTCTGAAAGACCTGAAGGAGAAGCTCGATCTCTCGTTCATCTTCATAACACACGATCTGGCCACGGAGGCCGAAGTCTCGGACAGGATAGCGGTGATGTACGCCGGAAAGATAGTCGAGATAGGAACGAACGAACAGATATACGGAGAGAAGGGCCCCTGCCACCCTTACACGAGGAACCTTCTGGCGGCCACACCGAGACTGCACGAAAAGGTGAGCACGCTCTCCTTCATTCCCGGAGCACCGCCAGACCTGCTTGAGCCACCGTCGGGCTGCAGATTCCATCCGAGATGTTCCGTTGCGATGGAGAAGTGCGCAAAGGAAGAACCACCGCTGATAGAGATAGAAGAGGAACACATGGTTGCCTGCTGGAGGTGCAAGAGATGA
- a CDS encoding ABC transporter permease yields the protein MSIFYWVGPVKTVRSMGLQIKEETYIEASRALGASNARIIFKHMVPLLIPYAFASMALYVPGAIVVEATLSLLGLGDPTIVTWGQILQDAHSGGAMLSGMWWWVVPPGLAIALMGMTFAFVGFAMDKILNPKLKTR from the coding sequence ATGAGTATCTTCTACTGGGTAGGGCCGGTCAAGACCGTCAGGAGCATGGGATTGCAGATAAAGGAAGAGACGTACATAGAGGCATCCAGAGCACTGGGCGCTTCGAACGCCAGAATCATCTTCAAACACATGGTTCCGCTCCTCATTCCTTACGCCTTCGCCTCCATGGCCCTCTATGTACCCGGCGCCATCGTCGTAGAGGCGACTTTGAGTCTCCTGGGGTTGGGCGATCCAACCATAGTCACCTGGGGTCAGATACTGCAGGATGCCCACAGCGGCGGAGCCATGCTGAGCGGCATGTGGTGGTGGGTAGTACCGCCGGGGCTGGCGATAGCGCTTATGGGAATGACCTTTGCGTTTGTAGGGTTCGCGATGGACAAGATACTGAACCCGAAGCTGAAGACGAGGTAA
- a CDS encoding ABC transporter substrate-binding protein, with protein sequence MSKKFLVLLLASALTFGGLLLAVEKGAIADIIYFNVKMSQELGLKDVSEGLTDIFMEGVSAPTLMGMDQATREKLDIYAVPSLTYSLFINPYPNKAPYFANIAGKDFFNVMAINEIRFALNDLINRQYIVDEILGGAGGPMISMATPGQPGTYRYGLVANKLGLSFEGNESRALEAIVKALENASKLSENQGRLTRKDGKWYFDNEPVLVKFVIRADDPNVRVKLGEYVALQLEKAGITVERLVWERTKASNTVYGTDPAEMQWNLYTEAWSAGATRAFWEHIARQMYSTGGTYMPGRGNADFWNFSNFELDDLIEKAYTGNFLTEEEYWDLSLTAVEMGLKDAVRLYVCYQEAYFTANKARMVDRFAYGLGDGLNDWSLKTALTQDRVLFVTQFSSIGSLFMSSWDPIGPDGMSDTYTSNVVTILSDPSSFESPASAIHTPYRVSWKAEDIITKVERNAEGIVVGTIDVPENAIRFDSATKQWKEVGPGVKAMSTGTYTLLGGKMHNGQPITVNDYLYAYAFTDEWMSKDGENDKYYEASYENYMRSGQDTILGWVVNDDNTITTYFNYNFPASVDRTAQWGAPSLGVHRQPFVIVSWEIYEALAEIVANGSSSGTVYAFRNDSAITEVDVLVPNHVKDIRAKLVELRDKGHIPNSLKGLITAEEAKTRYQAAIDFIDKYGHAYISNGPYYLSKYDSTANYAECRAFRDPSYPYESTYWKEYLRTVRLSIDSIDIPAIIMKGMDTTVLVNVSEVAYPSEEVSKASKGSVVVTIITPNGELNFNAELKEEGVFETVIKAESLEGLEAGSYNVLAIASLEGAVPASSVTSTIIY encoded by the coding sequence TTGAGTAAGAAATTTCTGGTACTGTTACTTGCAAGCGCCTTGACGTTCGGTGGTCTGCTGTTGGCCGTCGAGAAAGGTGCCATCGCCGACATCATTTACTTCAATGTGAAGATGTCTCAGGAACTCGGCCTCAAGGACGTTTCCGAAGGCTTGACGGACATCTTCATGGAAGGCGTCTCGGCTCCGACGCTTATGGGTATGGATCAGGCTACACGCGAGAAGCTCGATATCTACGCCGTTCCCTCGCTGACCTACTCCCTGTTCATCAATCCGTACCCAAACAAGGCCCCTTACTTCGCTAACATCGCGGGTAAGGATTTCTTCAACGTTATGGCCATCAACGAGATCAGATTCGCTCTCAACGATCTGATCAACAGACAGTACATAGTCGACGAGATCCTCGGCGGAGCCGGTGGTCCAATGATCTCGATGGCTACACCAGGACAACCCGGCACTTACAGGTACGGTCTGGTAGCCAATAAGCTCGGATTAAGTTTCGAGGGAAACGAATCGAGGGCTCTGGAAGCCATCGTCAAGGCTCTTGAGAATGCCTCGAAGCTTTCCGAGAACCAGGGAAGACTGACCCGGAAAGATGGAAAGTGGTACTTCGACAACGAGCCGGTACTTGTGAAATTCGTTATAAGGGCCGACGACCCCAACGTCAGGGTCAAACTTGGCGAATACGTCGCCCTGCAGCTTGAAAAGGCCGGAATTACCGTGGAAAGACTTGTCTGGGAAAGAACAAAGGCTAGCAACACTGTTTACGGAACAGATCCAGCCGAAATGCAGTGGAACCTCTACACCGAAGCATGGTCGGCCGGCGCGACGAGAGCCTTCTGGGAACACATAGCCAGACAGATGTACTCCACCGGTGGAACTTATATGCCCGGACGTGGAAACGCCGATTTCTGGAATTTCAGCAACTTCGAACTAGACGACCTCATAGAAAAGGCTTATACAGGCAACTTCCTCACAGAAGAGGAGTACTGGGATCTCTCCCTCACAGCCGTCGAGATGGGTCTCAAAGACGCCGTAAGACTTTACGTCTGTTATCAGGAAGCCTACTTCACCGCCAACAAAGCGAGAATGGTCGACAGATTCGCCTACGGTCTTGGCGACGGTCTTAACGACTGGTCTCTTAAAACCGCTCTTACTCAGGATAGGGTTCTCTTCGTCACACAGTTCTCCTCGATAGGTTCTCTGTTCATGTCTTCCTGGGATCCGATCGGTCCTGACGGAATGAGCGACACTTACACTTCCAACGTAGTCACGATCCTCTCCGATCCGAGTTCTTTCGAAAGCCCGGCCTCTGCGATCCATACTCCATACAGAGTGAGCTGGAAAGCAGAAGACATAATCACGAAAGTCGAAAGAAATGCCGAGGGTATCGTGGTAGGGACGATCGACGTTCCGGAAAACGCCATAAGGTTCGACAGTGCAACAAAGCAGTGGAAAGAAGTCGGTCCCGGCGTGAAGGCGATGTCGACCGGTACGTACACACTGCTCGGTGGAAAGATGCACAACGGTCAGCCGATAACCGTGAACGATTATCTCTACGCTTACGCATTCACCGACGAATGGATGAGCAAAGACGGAGAAAACGACAAGTACTACGAAGCATCCTATGAGAACTATATGAGAAGCGGGCAAGATACGATTCTTGGCTGGGTTGTGAATGACGACAACACTATCACCACCTACTTCAATTACAACTTCCCGGCCAGCGTGGACAGAACCGCTCAGTGGGGCGCTCCATCGCTCGGCGTTCACAGACAGCCGTTCGTAATCGTTTCCTGGGAAATTTACGAAGCTCTCGCGGAAATCGTCGCCAATGGGAGCAGTTCCGGAACAGTTTATGCCTTCAGGAACGACTCTGCGATAACAGAAGTCGATGTACTGGTACCGAACCATGTCAAGGATATAAGGGCAAAACTGGTTGAACTCAGAGATAAGGGGCATATTCCCAACTCTCTGAAGGGACTCATAACTGCCGAAGAAGCGAAGACCAGATACCAGGCAGCCATAGACTTCATCGACAAGTACGGCCACGCCTATATAAGCAACGGACCGTACTACCTTTCTAAATACGATTCTACGGCCAATTATGCTGAATGTAGGGCCTTCAGGGATCCTTCGTACCCGTACGAATCCACTTACTGGAAGGAATACCTGAGAACCGTGAGATTGTCGATAGATTCCATAGACATCCCAGCGATAATAATGAAGGGAATGGACACGACCGTTCTGGTGAACGTTTCGGAAGTCGCGTATCCATCTGAAGAGGTCTCCAAAGCCTCCAAAGGATCGGTCGTTGTGACGATCATCACACCGAACGGGGAGCTCAACTTCAACGCCGAACTGAAGGAAGAGGGCGTCTTTGAGACGGTCATCAAGGCCGAATCGCTCGAAGGACTCGAGGCCGGTTCTTACAACGTGCTCGCCATTGCTTCGCTGGAAGGTGCTGTGCCGGCTTCATCGGTCACTTCCACCATAATCTACTGA
- a CDS encoding cupin domain-containing protein, producing MYRSSINNGKLILDKPGLKGRVIYSKESAHAAVIEIEKDAELPSHRTPVDVFMLVLEGKGVITIGEESYEVSRNDVVDSPKMIPHGIKNTGSETLRVLVVKAPRP from the coding sequence GTGTACAGGAGCAGCATAAATAACGGAAAGTTGATTCTTGACAAACCGGGGCTTAAGGGTAGAGTTATCTACAGCAAGGAGTCGGCACACGCTGCAGTCATAGAAATAGAAAAGGATGCCGAACTGCCCTCCCACAGAACCCCCGTCGATGTGTTCATGCTCGTCCTTGAAGGCAAAGGCGTTATAACCATAGGGGAAGAAAGTTACGAAGTTTCGAGGAACGATGTAGTCGATAGTCCGAAAATGATTCCGCATGGAATAAAAAACACCGGTAGCGAAACTCTCAGAGTTTTGGTGGTTAAAGCTCCAAGACCGTAA
- a CDS encoding ABC transporter permease, translated as MFWKYILKRVFYGILIYIVLVFIFSVLFNSVMEQTLRAQIEEEIRAEMMGLDSRGTQQIQSFIENRRLEKYSQYRLDKPIFERIIWRTWSTLTLNLGKSTAIRSAAGDRDVWAIVSEKIPRTLLLFSTAMLVDIVIGVWLGLKKAQKAGGVLDKSTSVGTMVVFGMPSWWLGMILIMFFAYTVKIFPSGNFHSTPPPEGIAFFFDLIYHLALPVLTLVVLGFWGRAFLTRNIVLGILQEDYIMAARARGIPERKILYGHTMRTAAPPIVTMSLLALLASVSGNIVFEGIFSWPGMGNLFWFALQQNDVPVLMGNLAVTTGLYIGGLVILDLIYGLLDPRIKVGGKA; from the coding sequence ATGTTCTGGAAGTATATCCTTAAAAGGGTCTTCTATGGAATCCTCATCTACATAGTCCTGGTTTTCATCTTCTCGGTGCTCTTCAACAGTGTAATGGAACAGACATTGAGAGCCCAGATTGAAGAGGAAATAAGGGCCGAGATGATGGGACTCGACAGCAGAGGCACACAACAGATACAATCTTTTATAGAGAACAGACGCCTTGAGAAGTATTCTCAATACAGGCTTGATAAACCTATATTCGAAAGAATAATATGGCGAACCTGGTCCACCCTGACCTTGAATTTAGGAAAATCTACGGCGATACGTTCGGCCGCGGGCGATAGAGACGTCTGGGCGATCGTTTCTGAGAAAATCCCGCGAACCCTCCTACTGTTCAGCACGGCGATGTTAGTTGATATTGTTATCGGTGTCTGGTTGGGTCTAAAAAAAGCACAAAAGGCCGGTGGCGTCCTCGACAAGAGTACATCGGTCGGTACAATGGTCGTCTTCGGCATGCCCTCGTGGTGGCTGGGTATGATATTGATCATGTTCTTCGCATATACGGTAAAGATATTCCCCTCGGGTAACTTTCACTCGACACCTCCACCGGAAGGGATCGCATTTTTCTTCGATCTCATTTACCACCTAGCGCTTCCCGTCCTCACGCTGGTCGTTCTAGGCTTCTGGGGAAGGGCCTTCCTCACCAGAAACATAGTCCTGGGAATCCTCCAGGAAGACTACATAATGGCGGCCAGAGCCAGAGGCATACCCGAACGCAAGATCCTCTACGGTCACACGATGAGAACGGCCGCCCCTCCCATAGTCACGATGTCGCTTCTGGCGCTTCTGGCATCGGTTTCCGGAAACATAGTCTTCGAGGGAATCTTCTCATGGCCGGGGATGGGTAACCTCTTCTGGTTCGCCCTTCAGCAGAACGACGTACCGGTACTCATGGGTAATCTCGCCGTTACTACAGGGCTGTACATAGGCGGGCTGGTCATTCTTGATCTCATATACGGGCTTCTCGATCCCAGGATCAAGGTTGGTGGTAAGGCATGA
- a CDS encoding dihydrodipicolinate synthase family protein, whose amino-acid sequence MRLLEGVGVAPLTPMSADGMKIEYGAISNYVDFLVEKGVNGMFVLGTTGEGTSLCVSERKKALEAFIKANDDRVTIISHCGAAVFEDIIDLLKHSKACGAHAAAVVTPFFFKHSQDELFAFYDAIATEMGEYPLYIYNIPSLTKNWISVDVLKRLHQKHPWVVGVKDSSGDFVYALSVIQNLPGTFNTVVGCDAAYSAVLMNGGKACVSGPGAVFPEFFVKVRDAVRAGKYDEAFKAQKSLTKLTMAIGNGANIPYMKAVLEKRGLRMGGVRMPLKLSTREEIEGLDRELFKVMAEVGIQF is encoded by the coding sequence ATGAGACTTTTAGAAGGTGTAGGTGTCGCTCCACTGACTCCAATGTCGGCCGATGGAATGAAAATAGAGTACGGTGCGATATCCAATTATGTGGATTTTCTCGTGGAGAAGGGCGTGAACGGTATGTTCGTGCTTGGCACCACGGGCGAGGGAACCTCTCTCTGCGTTTCGGAAAGGAAGAAGGCGCTCGAGGCTTTCATAAAGGCCAACGACGATAGAGTGACTATAATATCCCACTGCGGCGCGGCGGTTTTCGAGGATATTATCGACCTCCTTAAGCATTCCAAAGCCTGTGGCGCTCACGCTGCCGCCGTTGTGACTCCATTCTTTTTCAAACACAGTCAAGATGAGCTCTTCGCCTTCTACGATGCCATCGCCACGGAGATGGGGGAGTATCCGCTCTACATATACAACATACCGTCGCTCACAAAAAACTGGATAAGCGTCGATGTGTTGAAGAGGCTTCACCAGAAGCATCCCTGGGTCGTCGGTGTGAAGGACAGCAGCGGTGACTTCGTGTACGCATTGTCAGTGATCCAGAATCTCCCCGGTACGTTCAACACGGTCGTCGGTTGCGATGCTGCCTATTCGGCCGTTCTAATGAACGGAGGGAAAGCCTGCGTATCCGGTCCGGGAGCAGTCTTTCCGGAGTTCTTCGTCAAAGTTCGTGATGCGGTAAGGGCCGGCAAATACGATGAGGCCTTCAAAGCGCAGAAATCCCTCACCAAACTCACGATGGCCATTGGAAACGGCGCCAACATACCTTACATGAAAGCCGTTCTTGAGAAGAGGGGTTTGAGAATGGGCGGAGTGAGGATGCCTCTAAAGCTTTCCACGAGAGAAGAGATAGAGGGTCTCGACCGCGAATTGTTCAAAGTTATGGCCGAGGTTGGAATACAGTTCTAA